In one Oscillospiraceae bacterium genomic region, the following are encoded:
- a CDS encoding DNA-directed RNA polymerase sigma-70 factor has protein sequence MPDQADEALARRLVETYSDMLLRLGYSLLGSVPDAQDMCQEVLLKRLAHPGDFESAAHERAWLVRVAVNHCKNLRRNVWRRSTVGLDCLGEQADFQPEEGGVLEEVQRLPAQYREVLVLYYYLGYDTNEIGQLLGIRADAVRARMRRARQRLKPELEGLGYGKLS, from the coding sequence ATGCCGGATCAAGCGGACGAGGCCCTGGCCCGGCGGCTGGTGGAGACCTACTCGGACATGCTCCTGCGGCTGGGCTATTCCCTGCTGGGCTCGGTGCCCGACGCCCAGGACATGTGCCAGGAGGTGCTGCTCAAGCGCCTGGCCCACCCGGGGGACTTTGAGAGCGCCGCCCATGAGCGGGCCTGGCTGGTGCGGGTGGCGGTGAACCATTGCAAGAACCTGCGCCGCAACGTCTGGCGGCGGAGCACGGTGGGCCTGGACTGCCTGGGGGAGCAGGCGGACTTCCAGCCCGAGGAGGGCGGCGTGCTGGAGGAGGTCCAGCGCCTGCCCGCCCAGTACCGGGAGGTGCTGGTGCTCTACTACTACCTGGGGTACGACACCAACGAGATCGGGCAGCTGCTGGGCATCCGCGCCGACGCGGTGCGCGCCCGCATGCGGCGGGCCCGGCAGAGGCTGAAACCGGAATTGGAGGGACTGGGCTATGGCAAACTATCCTGA
- a CDS encoding N-acetyltransferase, which translates to MELTIRPERPTDYPAIYRLVRAAFAGSEHTDGDEQNLVERLRRTPDYIPALSLLALDGELPVGHILFSRIRVGEDEALALAPLAVLPAYQGRGVGSALVEAGHRAAAGLGYTHSIVLGHPGYYPRFGYRPAAPYGILCPFDAPEDAFLAANLRGEPVSLRGVVAYGPAFG; encoded by the coding sequence ATGGAGCTGACCATACGGCCTGAACGGCCAACGGATTACCCGGCAATTTACCGCCTGGTGCGGGCCGCCTTCGCGGGCAGCGAACACACCGACGGGGACGAGCAGAACCTGGTGGAGCGCCTGCGGCGGACCCCGGACTATATCCCCGCCCTCTCCCTTTTGGCCCTGGACGGTGAGCTCCCCGTGGGCCATATCCTGTTCTCCCGCATCCGCGTGGGGGAGGACGAGGCCCTGGCCCTGGCGCCCCTGGCCGTGCTGCCTGCGTACCAGGGCAGGGGCGTGGGCTCCGCCCTGGTGGAGGCGGGCCACCGCGCCGCCGCCGGGCTGGGGTATACCCACAGCATCGTGCTGGGCCATCCGGGGTACTACCCCCGCTTCGGCTACCGCCCCGCCGCCCCCTACGGCATCCTTTGTCCCTTCGACGCGCCGGAGGACGCCTTCCTGGCGGCAAACCTGCGGGGGGAGCCGGTGTCCCTCCGGGGCGTTGTCGCCTACGGCCCGGCCTTTGGATAA
- a CDS encoding acetyltransferase, whose amino-acid sequence MEITIDGSQFEYRTDYQDDKALRASFDSLAGRVFGNSFERWFQEGYWDDRYRVHSLFSGGRVVANISVSPLDLQILGRSVHAVQLGTVMTDAEFRNRGLQHFLMARVLTDWADKCDAVFLYANSSVLDFYPKFGFAPAREYLHSLRLEGKAGGERVRRLDLSRQADRALLLERYGRGNPLSLCSCEHSPGLLMYECLGALRESVYYLEESRAVAIAQADGATLHLHDVFAPGGCTLPKIAAALAGPETRRVVLGFTPRDGAACSVRPLREKESTLFFLNGKKDLFGARQLRFPLLFHT is encoded by the coding sequence ATGGAAATTACTATCGACGGCTCCCAGTTTGAATACCGCACGGACTACCAGGACGACAAGGCCCTGCGCGCCAGCTTCGATTCCCTCGCCGGGCGTGTGTTCGGCAACAGCTTTGAGCGCTGGTTCCAGGAGGGCTATTGGGATGACCGCTACCGCGTCCACTCCCTGTTTTCCGGGGGGCGGGTGGTGGCCAACATCTCGGTCAGCCCCTTGGATTTACAGATCCTGGGGCGCAGCGTGCACGCCGTGCAGCTGGGCACCGTGATGACCGACGCCGAGTTCCGCAACCGGGGGCTGCAGCATTTCCTGATGGCCCGGGTGCTCACCGACTGGGCGGACAAGTGCGACGCGGTCTTCCTCTACGCCAACAGCTCGGTGCTGGACTTCTACCCCAAATTCGGCTTCGCCCCCGCCCGGGAGTACCTGCACTCCCTGCGCCTGGAGGGCAAGGCCGGCGGGGAGCGGGTCCGGCGGCTGGACCTGTCCCGCCAGGCCGACCGCGCCCTGCTGCTGGAGCGCTACGGCCGGGGCAACCCCCTCTCCCTGTGTTCCTGCGAGCACAGCCCGGGCCTTTTGATGTACGAATGCCTGGGCGCTCTGCGGGAGAGCGTCTACTACCTGGAGGAGAGCCGGGCGGTGGCCATCGCCCAGGCGGACGGCGCCACCCTCCACCTCCACGACGTGTTCGCCCCTGGGGGCTGCACCCTGCCCAAGATCGCCGCCGCCCTGGCCGGGCCGGAGACCCGCCGGGTGGTGCTGGGCTTCACCCCCAGGGACGGGGCCGCCTGCTCGGTGCGCCCCCTGCGGGAGAAGGAGAGCACCCTGTTCTTCCTCAACGGGAAGAAGGATCTTTTCGGCGCGCGGCAGCTGCGCTTCCCCCTGCTCTTCCACACGTAA
- the ilvK gene encoding branched-chain-amino-acid aminotransferase 2 produces the protein MYEYPVTRSSTLKPKPDPKTLVFGKTFTDHMFLMDYDAGQGWHDGRIVPYAPLALDPSAMVFHYAQEVFEGMKAYRTPDGGVQLFRPMENVKRINSSCERLCIPQLPEEAAFEAIRQLVKLEADWVPDAPGTSLYIRPFIIATDASLGVHASHSYLFCVICCPVGAYYKEGINPVRIYVENDDVRAVHGGTGHTKCGGNYAASIRASERAEQRGYAQVLWLDGVERRYIEEVGSMNVMFKVAGEVITPALTGSVLPGITRKSCLDLLRAWDVPVSERLITAEELFDAAESGALEEAWGTGTAAVVSPIGEMGWSERSCTIGGEQIGALTQKLYDTLTGIQWGALEDPYGWTVKIC, from the coding sequence ATGTACGAGTACCCCGTCACCCGCTCCAGCACCTTGAAGCCCAAGCCCGACCCCAAGACCCTGGTCTTTGGCAAGACCTTTACCGACCACATGTTCCTGATGGACTACGACGCCGGGCAGGGCTGGCACGACGGCCGCATTGTCCCCTACGCCCCCCTCGCCCTGGACCCCTCCGCCATGGTGTTCCACTACGCGCAGGAGGTCTTTGAGGGCATGAAGGCCTACCGCACCCCCGACGGCGGCGTGCAGCTCTTCCGGCCCATGGAGAACGTGAAGCGCATCAACAGCTCCTGCGAGCGGCTGTGCATCCCCCAGCTGCCCGAGGAGGCCGCGTTCGAGGCCATCCGCCAGCTGGTGAAGCTGGAGGCCGACTGGGTGCCGGACGCGCCCGGCACCAGCCTGTACATCCGCCCCTTCATCATCGCCACCGACGCCAGCCTGGGGGTCCACGCCTCCCACAGCTACCTGTTCTGCGTCATATGCTGCCCCGTGGGCGCGTACTATAAAGAGGGCATCAACCCGGTGCGCATCTACGTGGAGAACGACGACGTGCGCGCCGTCCACGGCGGCACGGGGCACACCAAGTGCGGCGGCAACTACGCCGCCTCCATCCGGGCCAGCGAACGGGCCGAACAGCGGGGCTACGCCCAGGTCCTGTGGCTGGACGGCGTGGAGCGCAGGTACATCGAGGAAGTGGGCTCCATGAACGTCATGTTCAAGGTGGCGGGCGAGGTGATCACCCCCGCGCTCACCGGCTCGGTGCTGCCCGGCATCACCCGCAAGTCCTGCCTGGACCTGCTGCGCGCCTGGGACGTCCCCGTCAGTGAGCGGCTCATCACCGCCGAGGAGCTCTTCGACGCCGCCGAATCCGGCGCGCTGGAGGAGGCCTGGGGCACCGGCACCGCCGCCGTGGTCTCCCCCATCGGGGAGATGGGCTGGAGCGAACGCTCCTGCACCATCGGCGGCGAACAGATCGGGGCGCTGACCCAGAAGCTGTACGACACTCTCACCGGCATCCAGTGGGGCGCCCTGGAGGACCCCTACGGCTGGACCGTGAAGATCTGTTAA